In one Nocardioides luteus genomic region, the following are encoded:
- a CDS encoding RDD family protein, with amino-acid sequence MTHQMSNFGPPTGPPPGAPQDPARGPGEQPQAPPWAQQSYVPAGPPLATWGRRVAGALIDVALLLPFYLVAGVGGGLSQESGFFVTAFGLLVTVAGWIGGLAFAVWNHVLKQGRTGYTIGKGVVGIKLVRRDSQATTGVPVALARQFLHVLDGFCMIGYLWPLWDDKRQTFADKIVGTLVVVEPRS; translated from the coding sequence ATGACCCACCAGATGTCCAACTTCGGCCCGCCGACCGGGCCGCCGCCAGGCGCCCCGCAGGACCCCGCTCGTGGACCGGGCGAGCAGCCCCAGGCCCCGCCCTGGGCACAGCAGTCGTACGTCCCGGCCGGGCCGCCGCTCGCGACCTGGGGCCGCCGGGTGGCCGGTGCGCTGATCGACGTCGCCCTGCTGCTGCCGTTCTACCTGGTCGCCGGTGTGGGCGGTGGGCTGTCGCAGGAGTCCGGCTTCTTCGTCACCGCGTTCGGCCTGCTGGTGACCGTGGCCGGCTGGATCGGCGGGCTCGCCTTCGCCGTGTGGAACCACGTCCTCAAGCAGGGCCGCACCGGCTACACCATCGGCAAGGGGGTCGTCGGGATCAAGCTGGTCCGACGGGACTCGCAGGCCACGACGGGCGTCCCGGTCGCGCTGGCGCGGCAGTTCCTCCACGTCCTCGACGGGTTCTGCATGATCGGCTACTTGTGGCCGCTGTGGGACGACAAGAGGCAGACCTTCGCCGACAAGATCGTCGGCACGCTGGTCGTCGTGGAGCCCCGCTCTTAG